In Saccharothrix syringae, the following are encoded in one genomic region:
- a CDS encoding class I adenylate-forming enzyme family protein, with protein MSPANLRTALARDMRVGAGNVPLMLTEHGADPDVPRLSFDVDVDGIPAWTPLSLRDLTERVAARADWFARKGIGRRDPVAIFVTSAADVFLNYFALNRLGAIPALMNGNMPIEVAAGFVRRLRGVGVLLDADHAALREHDLGVPVLGDAAETGTGDPTRAPAHYRHHGDDPVAITHSSGTTRTPTPVVHSHHSLFAAIRAVRLTEARPHGPVRELSALPAAHAAGLIVVNQALCNGYEILCLSAQGGRFERSGEVILDAIERWRPTGVYGFAVTWSELARHDLSTRDLGSVRNWSSTGDCAHETHIRRLVAVGSTPTWTREGLVDAPGSKFVDMLGSTEMGHSAFFISHRPGSDRYDRCVGKPYPFAEVALLDVTTGEEVPVGRVGQCGLRSPTLAPGYWNDSTATYRTRLNGYYLTGDLMYRDEEGYYYHVDRVNDAVDLGGGNWLYTALSEERVLARCPDVRDCTVLAAAEGDGPPVTDVLLMLHEGADPDLDRGDAVRAALGEAVARTLRRVEVVPDDGVVFGPTGKVRKFVMRQRVLADVPRGR; from the coding sequence ATGAGTCCGGCGAACCTGCGCACCGCGCTGGCGCGGGACATGCGGGTCGGGGCGGGCAACGTGCCGCTGATGCTCACCGAGCACGGTGCCGACCCGGACGTGCCCCGGCTGAGCTTCGACGTGGACGTGGACGGCATCCCGGCGTGGACGCCGCTGTCCCTGCGCGACCTGACCGAGCGGGTCGCCGCGCGGGCGGACTGGTTCGCCCGCAAGGGGATCGGGCGGCGCGACCCGGTGGCGATCTTCGTGACCTCGGCCGCCGACGTGTTCCTCAACTACTTCGCGCTCAACCGGCTGGGCGCGATCCCCGCGCTGATGAACGGCAACATGCCGATCGAGGTCGCGGCCGGGTTCGTCCGCCGGCTGCGCGGGGTCGGGGTGCTGCTCGACGCCGACCACGCGGCGCTGCGGGAGCACGACCTCGGCGTGCCGGTCCTGGGCGACGCGGCGGAGACCGGCACCGGCGACCCGACCCGCGCCCCCGCCCACTACCGCCACCACGGCGACGACCCGGTGGCGATCACGCACTCCTCGGGCACCACCCGCACGCCCACCCCGGTCGTGCACTCGCACCACAGCCTGTTCGCCGCGATCCGCGCCGTGCGGCTCACCGAGGCCCGGCCCCACGGCCCGGTGCGCGAGCTGTCCGCGCTGCCCGCCGCGCACGCCGCCGGGCTCATCGTGGTGAACCAGGCGCTGTGCAACGGCTACGAGATCCTGTGCCTGTCCGCGCAGGGCGGCCGGTTCGAGCGCAGCGGCGAGGTGATCCTGGACGCCATCGAGCGGTGGCGGCCGACCGGCGTCTACGGCTTCGCGGTGACGTGGTCGGAGCTGGCCCGCCACGACCTGTCCACCCGGGACCTCGGCTCGGTGCGCAACTGGTCCAGCACCGGCGACTGCGCGCACGAGACGCACATCCGGCGGCTCGTCGCGGTCGGCAGCACCCCGACCTGGACCCGCGAGGGCCTGGTCGACGCGCCCGGCTCCAAGTTCGTCGACATGCTCGGCTCGACCGAGATGGGCCACAGCGCGTTCTTCATCAGCCACCGGCCGGGCAGCGACCGCTACGACCGGTGCGTCGGGAAGCCGTACCCGTTCGCGGAGGTGGCTTTGCTCGACGTGACCACGGGCGAGGAGGTGCCGGTGGGCCGGGTCGGGCAGTGCGGGCTCAGGTCGCCCACGCTGGCGCCGGGCTACTGGAACGACTCGACCGCGACCTACCGCACCCGGCTCAACGGCTACTACCTCACCGGCGACCTGATGTACCGGGACGAGGAGGGCTACTACTACCACGTCGACCGGGTCAACGACGCGGTCGACCTCGGCGGCGGGAACTGGCTCTACACCGCGCTGTCCGAGGAACGCGTGCTGGCCCGCTGCCCGGACGTGCGGGACTGCACCGTGCTGGCCGCCGCGGAGGGCGACGGGCCGCCGGTGACCGACGTGCTGCTGATGCTGCACGAGGGCGCCGACCCCGACCTGGACCGGGGCGACGCGGTCCGCGCCGCGCTCGGCGAGGCGGTGGCCCGGACCCTGCGGCGGGTCGAGGTCGTCCCGGACGACGGGGTGGTGTTCGGACCGACCGGGAAGGTGCGCAAGTTCGTGATGCGGCAACGGGTGTTGGCGGACGTGCCCCGCGGGAGGTAG
- a CDS encoding DegT/DnrJ/EryC1/StrS family aminotransferase, translating into MIPLFKVSMSDAAPAEVEKVLLSGFVGQGPKVDEFERALAARIGNPRLATVNSATSGLHLALHLVTGGPGGPGGEVLTTPMTCSATNWPILANGLKIKWVDVDPGTMNVDLDDLARKISPATKAIVLVHWSGYPVDLARLRAVLDQAEQAFGFRPVVIEDCAHSWGATFQGEPLGNHGNIAVFSFQAIKHLTCGDGGLMVLPDEELRRRARLLRWYGIERETNARFMFKNDIPEYGFKFHMNDINASIGLANLDLADANLRRHRENAAHFDAHLADVPGLELTERSADREPSFWIYTVKVDDRDGFMRKMDEAGVMVSQVHERNDVYSGVREFATLLPGLDSVSERMVSIPVGWWLTEDDRDHIVSTIRSGW; encoded by the coding sequence ATGATCCCCCTCTTCAAGGTCTCGATGTCGGACGCCGCACCGGCGGAGGTCGAGAAGGTGCTGCTGAGCGGCTTCGTCGGCCAGGGACCGAAGGTGGACGAGTTCGAGCGCGCCCTGGCCGCCCGGATCGGCAACCCCAGGCTGGCCACGGTGAACAGCGCCACCTCGGGCCTGCACCTCGCCCTGCACCTGGTGACCGGCGGCCCGGGCGGCCCCGGTGGCGAGGTGCTGACCACCCCGATGACGTGCTCGGCCACCAACTGGCCGATCCTGGCCAACGGCCTGAAGATCAAGTGGGTCGACGTCGACCCCGGCACCATGAACGTCGACCTGGACGACCTGGCGCGCAAGATCTCCCCCGCCACCAAGGCCATCGTGCTGGTGCACTGGTCCGGCTACCCGGTCGACCTCGCCCGGCTGCGGGCGGTCCTGGACCAGGCGGAGCAGGCGTTCGGCTTCCGGCCGGTGGTGATCGAGGACTGCGCCCACTCCTGGGGCGCGACCTTCCAGGGCGAGCCGCTGGGCAACCACGGCAACATCGCGGTGTTCAGCTTCCAGGCCATCAAGCACCTCACCTGCGGCGACGGCGGCCTCATGGTGCTGCCCGACGAGGAGCTGCGCCGCCGGGCCCGGTTACTGCGGTGGTACGGCATCGAGCGCGAGACCAACGCCAGGTTCATGTTCAAGAACGACATCCCCGAGTACGGGTTCAAGTTCCACATGAACGACATCAACGCCAGCATCGGCCTGGCCAACCTCGACCTCGCCGACGCGAACCTGCGCAGGCACCGCGAGAACGCGGCCCACTTCGACGCCCACCTGGCCGACGTGCCCGGCCTGGAGCTGACCGAGCGGTCCGCGGACCGGGAGCCGTCGTTCTGGATCTACACCGTCAAGGTCGACGACCGGGACGGGTTCATGCGCAAGATGGACGAGGCCGGCGTGATGGTGAGCCAGGTGCACGAGCGCAACGACGTCTACAGCGGCGTGCGCGAGTTCGCGACCCTGCTGCCCGGCCTGGACAGCGTCAGCGAGCGGATGGTGTCGATCCCGGTCGGCTGGTGGCTCACCGAGGACGACCGCGACCACATCGTCTCGACGATCAGGTCCGGCTGGTAG
- a CDS encoding 3-oxoacyl-[acyl-carrier-protein] synthase III C-terminal domain-containing protein, with protein MTALDAVSVYTPAHRVPIESLAEPLELTDVQVRLFRRFHGLGEVRLDPDRSLADLLRAALDGLVELRGREHRVRYVIHGRAMPVVVPYPHNPLHEVCREFGLAHALAFTATHQSCASGLLAVELAGRLLAADADDDALALVLAGEKAFTRDARLLPGTSIFGEGASACLVSANGRRDRLLSYACDQRGEFDTEFGERTELFQREYRPSLAGVIRRAVADAGLGLDDIALVLPHNVNVVTWQRLCTLMGFPVRRVLLCNVPVNGHFFCADAFANHRTAVERGLLREGDRYLVATVGAGAGATFSAMVFEH; from the coding sequence GTGACCGCCCTCGACGCGGTGTCCGTGTACACACCGGCCCACCGCGTGCCGATCGAAAGCCTCGCCGAACCGCTGGAGCTGACCGACGTCCAGGTCCGCCTCTTCCGGCGGTTCCACGGGCTGGGCGAGGTCCGGCTGGACCCGGACCGGTCGCTGGCGGACCTGTTGCGCGCGGCCCTGGACGGGCTCGTCGAGCTGCGCGGGCGGGAGCACCGCGTCCGCTACGTCATCCACGGCCGGGCGATGCCCGTAGTGGTCCCGTACCCGCACAACCCGCTGCACGAGGTGTGCCGCGAGTTCGGTTTGGCGCACGCGCTCGCCTTCACCGCGACGCACCAGAGCTGCGCGAGCGGTCTGCTGGCGGTCGAGCTGGCGGGCCGGCTGCTCGCGGCGGACGCGGACGACGACGCGCTGGCGCTCGTCCTGGCGGGCGAGAAGGCGTTCACCCGGGATGCGCGGCTGCTGCCGGGCACCTCGATCTTCGGCGAGGGCGCGTCCGCGTGCCTGGTGAGCGCGAACGGGCGCCGCGACCGGTTGCTGTCCTACGCGTGCGACCAGCGCGGCGAGTTCGACACCGAGTTCGGCGAGCGCACCGAGCTGTTCCAGCGCGAGTACCGCCCGTCGCTGGCCGGGGTGATCCGCCGGGCGGTGGCCGACGCCGGCCTGGGGCTCGACGACATCGCCCTGGTCCTGCCGCACAACGTCAACGTCGTGACCTGGCAGCGGTTGTGCACGCTGATGGGGTTCCCGGTGCGGCGGGTGCTGCTGTGCAACGTGCCGGTCAACGGCCACTTCTTCTGCGCCGACGCGTTCGCCAACCACCGGACCGCCGTGGAGCGCGGGCTGCTGCGCGAGGGGGACCGCTACCTGGTCGCGACCGTCGGCGCCGGGGCCGGTGCGACGTTCTCCGCGATGGTGTTCGAGCACTGA
- a CDS encoding FAD-dependent oxidoreductase, whose protein sequence is MADLPASVDVVVSGAGAGGLAAARALGATGLRVLVLDRQRVPGPTAKGEILQPESIRVLDEWRALDALRAGDARPVDRLAIRDHTGAELLAIDYAELPGPYRQVFCADYADLREAIGRSLPGTVEVRHGVRVTGALRDDAGRVAGVRVAGGRGDGGAEVRARLVVAADGMSSALRKDAGIAVDRDEYPHRLLAFDVAEADVDAELSAYRTGRGLCLVYPLPGRRCRLYVQVRPDEFRASGTAELDRWCDALLAQVPAIAPLAGPLRASLHRRQLFAVHRLRAHRLAVPGLALVGESAHAVHPMAAQGVNSSLADAEALAAALDRETGVDAALESYQEARGPRLDHIATVSHNAARMITALSGAPRLLGARMMRRTAANPRLLRRTAGNLSGTDVRPLTFVDRLYQLGLLVDRNAGTTDRARPGVK, encoded by the coding sequence ATGGCGGACCTCCCGGCCTCGGTCGACGTCGTGGTCTCCGGTGCGGGCGCGGGCGGCCTGGCCGCCGCCAGGGCGCTGGGCGCCACCGGCCTGCGGGTGCTCGTGCTGGACCGCCAGCGCGTCCCCGGGCCCACCGCCAAGGGCGAGATCCTCCAGCCCGAGTCGATCCGCGTCCTCGACGAGTGGCGCGCCCTCGACGCGCTCAGGGCCGGCGACGCCCGACCGGTCGACCGCCTGGCCATCCGCGACCACACCGGCGCGGAGCTGCTGGCCATCGACTACGCCGAGCTGCCCGGCCCGTACCGGCAGGTGTTCTGCGCCGACTACGCGGACCTGCGCGAGGCGATCGGCCGGAGCCTGCCGGGCACCGTCGAGGTGCGGCACGGCGTGCGGGTGACCGGGGCGCTGCGCGACGACGCGGGCCGGGTGGCCGGCGTGCGGGTGGCCGGCGGGAGGGGTGACGGCGGCGCCGAGGTCCGGGCCCGGCTCGTGGTCGCCGCCGACGGCATGTCCTCGGCGCTGCGCAAGGACGCGGGCATCGCCGTGGACCGCGACGAGTACCCGCACCGCCTGCTGGCCTTCGACGTGGCGGAGGCGGACGTCGACGCCGAGCTGTCGGCCTACCGCACCGGCCGGGGCCTGTGCCTGGTCTACCCGCTGCCCGGGCGGCGCTGCCGGCTCTACGTCCAGGTGCGCCCGGACGAGTTCCGCGCGTCCGGCACGGCGGAGCTGGACCGGTGGTGCGACGCGCTGCTGGCCCAGGTGCCCGCGATCGCGCCGCTGGCCGGGCCCCTGCGGGCGAGCCTGCACCGCAGGCAGCTGTTCGCGGTGCACCGGCTGCGGGCGCACCGGCTGGCCGTGCCCGGTCTCGCGCTGGTCGGCGAGTCGGCGCACGCCGTGCACCCCATGGCGGCGCAGGGCGTCAACAGCTCGCTCGCCGACGCCGAGGCGCTGGCCGCCGCGCTGGACCGCGAAACCGGGGTGGACGCGGCCCTGGAGTCCTACCAGGAGGCCCGCGGGCCCCGGCTCGACCACATCGCCACGGTCAGCCACAACGCCGCCCGCATGATCACCGCGCTGTCCGGCGCGCCGCGGCTGCTCGGCGCGCGGATGATGCGCCGGACCGCGGCCAACCCCCGGCTGCTGCGGCGGACCGCGGGCAACCTGTCCGGGACCGACGTGCGACCCCTGACCTTCGTCGACCGGCTCTACCAGCTCGGGCTGCTCGTCGACCGCAACGCCGGCACCACCGACCGCGCCCGTCCCGGAGTGAAGTGA
- a CDS encoding phosphopantetheine-binding protein, whose protein sequence is MTAPDAQVDVELRQRVVDTLSTVLVRLLERDEPVTEDMNMADELGVSSSLGLELLLEVEEQLGVQIDVETMHTDELRTVGELATFIAGHSRPW, encoded by the coding sequence ATGACCGCACCCGATGCCCAGGTCGACGTGGAGTTGCGGCAACGCGTGGTCGACACCCTGTCGACCGTGCTGGTGCGGCTGCTGGAACGCGACGAACCGGTCACCGAGGACATGAACATGGCCGACGAGCTGGGGGTCAGCTCGTCGCTGGGCCTGGAGCTGCTGCTGGAGGTCGAGGAGCAGTTGGGCGTCCAGATCGACGTGGAGACCATGCACACCGACGAGCTGCGGACCGTGGGCGAGCTGGCCACGTTCATCGCCGGCCACAGCCGGCCCTGGTAG
- a CDS encoding histidinol-phosphate transaminase encodes MTSVETDRLDDLSMNETPYPPLPSLRRVVEEGAARLHRYPDRLAGALTAGLARELGVDPGSILVGPGSAGLCQHLVQALGPRPEVVHAALSFEGYPLIVRNAGATAVPVPMDGHGHDLPAMAAAVTARTRCVLVCNPNNPTGAALRRAELVDFLDRVPADVPVVVDEAYRHFVTDPDVPDAMDLYRAYPNVCVLRTFSKAYGLAALRIGYAVVPPALAMAVRVVGMVFFPGSLGQAAALRALEPDVTGELERRCAAVVAARDRLADGLREAGVAVPPSQANFLWLPLGERAGAFAGAARAAGILVAALDGRGVRVTVGSDEANDRFLAFARDHLG; translated from the coding sequence ATGACCTCCGTCGAGACCGACCGGCTGGACGACCTGTCGATGAACGAGACGCCGTACCCGCCGCTGCCGAGCCTGCGGCGGGTCGTCGAGGAGGGCGCGGCGCGGCTGCACCGCTACCCGGACCGCCTCGCCGGCGCGCTCACCGCCGGCCTGGCGCGCGAACTCGGCGTCGACCCGGGGTCGATCCTGGTCGGCCCCGGCTCGGCCGGCCTGTGCCAGCACCTGGTGCAGGCCCTGGGGCCCCGGCCGGAGGTGGTGCACGCCGCGCTGTCGTTCGAGGGCTACCCGCTGATCGTGCGCAACGCGGGCGCCACCGCCGTGCCCGTGCCGATGGACGGCCACGGCCACGACCTGCCCGCCATGGCGGCGGCGGTGACCGCGCGGACCCGGTGCGTGCTGGTGTGCAACCCGAACAACCCCACCGGCGCCGCGCTGCGCCGCGCCGAGCTGGTCGACTTCCTCGACCGCGTCCCGGCCGACGTGCCGGTGGTCGTCGACGAGGCGTACCGGCACTTCGTCACCGACCCGGACGTGCCCGACGCGATGGACCTCTACCGCGCCTACCCCAACGTGTGCGTGCTGCGGACCTTCTCCAAGGCGTACGGCCTGGCCGCCCTGCGGATCGGCTACGCGGTCGTGCCGCCCGCGCTGGCGATGGCGGTGCGCGTGGTCGGCATGGTGTTCTTCCCCGGCTCACTGGGCCAGGCCGCGGCGCTGCGCGCGCTGGAGCCGGACGTGACCGGGGAGCTGGAGCGGCGCTGCGCCGCGGTGGTGGCGGCGCGGGACCGCCTCGCCGACGGCCTGCGGGAGGCCGGTGTCGCCGTGCCGCCCAGCCAGGCGAACTTCCTGTGGCTGCCGCTGGGCGAGCGGGCCGGCGCGTTCGCCGGAGCGGCGCGGGCCGCCGGCATCCTGGTGGCCGCCCTCGACGGCCGGGGCGTGCGGGTCACCGTCGGCTCGGACGAGGCCAACGACCGGTTCCTGGCGTTCGCGCGGGACCACCTCGGGTAG
- a CDS encoding alpha/beta fold hydrolase, whose translation MDVSRTKALPAAEEFAWARQRRADIRAAGGILDLVLPLREGGDGPALFCAPPLVGAGWCYLALLPHLGTAHPVYALQSRGLRRPEPLPVDMAELARDFADRITETRPDGPYHLFGWSLGGNMAHAIAEELEGRGHEVGSLVIGDATPGLPDNISVADDNVWLLCDFVLREFGYQPVVEPDDPDPVGRMLEVVRGRPGLGLHEWPDRRVRALPRIIRNNIAVAQRHRPGRVRAPVLFLAATRTEDTTAAKLASWADHVAGPVDVVEVDCRHEHMLLPEPVARFGAAISARLGARP comes from the coding sequence GTGGACGTGTCCAGGACGAAGGCGTTGCCCGCCGCCGAGGAGTTCGCGTGGGCCAGGCAGCGGCGGGCCGACATCCGCGCCGCGGGGGGCATCCTCGACCTGGTGCTGCCGCTGCGGGAGGGCGGTGACGGGCCGGCCCTGTTCTGCGCGCCGCCGCTGGTCGGTGCCGGCTGGTGCTACCTCGCGCTGCTGCCGCACCTCGGGACCGCGCACCCGGTGTACGCGCTCCAGTCGCGGGGACTGCGCAGACCCGAACCCCTGCCGGTGGACATGGCCGAGCTGGCGCGCGACTTCGCCGACCGGATCACCGAGACCCGACCGGACGGCCCGTACCACCTGTTCGGCTGGTCGTTGGGCGGCAACATGGCCCACGCGATCGCGGAGGAGCTGGAGGGGCGCGGCCACGAGGTCGGTTCGCTCGTCATCGGGGACGCCACCCCGGGCCTGCCGGACAACATCAGCGTGGCCGACGACAACGTGTGGCTGCTGTGCGACTTCGTGCTCCGCGAGTTCGGCTACCAGCCGGTGGTCGAGCCCGACGACCCGGACCCGGTGGGCCGCATGCTGGAGGTGGTCCGGGGCCGGCCGGGGCTGGGCCTGCACGAGTGGCCGGACCGGCGGGTGCGCGCCCTGCCGCGGATCATCCGCAACAACATCGCGGTGGCGCAACGCCATCGGCCCGGCCGGGTGCGGGCCCCGGTCCTGTTCCTGGCCGCGACCCGGACCGAGGACACCACCGCGGCGAAGCTGGCGTCGTGGGCCGACCACGTGGCCGGGCCGGTCGACGTGGTCGAGGTGGACTGCCGGCACGAGCACATGCTGTTGCCCGAGCCGGTGGCGCGGTTCGGCGCCGCCATCTCCGCCCGGCTGGGTGCGCGACCCTGA
- a CDS encoding glycosyltransferase produces MSRFLLVVLPLQGHLFPMLAVGQELVRNGHEVVWCGPERTLRPLVGPDATVHPTGVRAYRRYGETGMAGVRAMWDGYLIPFTRFVLDAVDAAVTEHRPDVVVAEQYALAGGLVAHRRGVPWASLCTGALELAPPAELAGFDDFVADRVARVVAMAGLPAGEPVDPRFSPHLVIALSTKGLMGDAVLPPRCVLTGAALGVRPNAPDFPWHAWDPGKRHVLVTVGTLVGHMVGDFYRRAAAALAPMADEVQAVFVTSGVPAESFPDNAIAAELVPMLDLMPRLDAVVCHAGGAVNEALACGVPMVVAPVRAEQVALARQVAAAGAAVEISISDASVDEVGAAVRAVLDEPGYRGRARWLADEFAAAGGAPAAAAHLVALAGA; encoded by the coding sequence GTGTCGCGGTTCCTGCTCGTAGTGCTGCCGCTGCAAGGCCACCTCTTCCCCATGCTCGCCGTCGGGCAGGAACTCGTCCGCAATGGCCACGAGGTCGTGTGGTGCGGTCCGGAGCGGACCCTGCGCCCGCTGGTCGGTCCGGACGCGACGGTGCACCCCACCGGCGTACGCGCCTACCGCCGTTACGGCGAGACCGGCATGGCCGGGGTGCGCGCGATGTGGGACGGCTACCTGATCCCCTTCACCCGCTTCGTGCTCGACGCCGTCGACGCGGCCGTGACCGAGCACCGGCCGGACGTCGTGGTGGCCGAGCAGTACGCCTTGGCGGGCGGGCTGGTCGCCCACCGGCGCGGCGTGCCGTGGGCCTCGCTGTGCACCGGTGCGCTGGAGCTGGCGCCGCCCGCGGAGCTGGCCGGGTTCGACGACTTCGTGGCCGACCGGGTGGCCCGGGTGGTGGCGATGGCGGGCCTGCCCGCCGGTGAGCCGGTCGACCCCCGGTTCTCGCCGCACCTGGTGATCGCCTTGAGCACCAAGGGGCTCATGGGGGACGCGGTGCTGCCGCCGCGCTGCGTGCTCACCGGCGCGGCGCTGGGCGTGCGGCCGAACGCGCCCGACTTCCCGTGGCACGCCTGGGACCCCGGCAAGCGGCACGTGCTGGTGACCGTGGGCACCCTGGTGGGCCACATGGTCGGCGACTTCTACCGGCGGGCGGCGGCGGCGCTGGCGCCGATGGCGGATGAGGTGCAGGCGGTGTTCGTCACCTCCGGGGTGCCCGCGGAGTCCTTCCCGGACAACGCGATCGCCGCCGAACTGGTGCCGATGCTCGACCTGATGCCCCGTTTGGACGCGGTGGTGTGCCACGCGGGCGGTGCGGTCAACGAGGCGCTGGCGTGCGGGGTCCCGATGGTCGTGGCGCCGGTGCGGGCCGAGCAGGTGGCCCTGGCCCGCCAGGTCGCGGCGGCGGGCGCGGCGGTCGAGATCTCGATCTCCGACGCCTCGGTGGACGAGGTCGGTGCGGCGGTGCGGGCCGTGCTGGACGAGCCGGGCTACCGCGGGCGGGCCCGGTGGCTGGCCGACGAGTTCGCCGCGGCCGGGGGAGCGCCGGCGGCGGCCGCGCACCTGGTGGCGCTGGCGGGCGCGTAG
- a CDS encoding ABC transporter permease yields MKVLRDTWLIFRHETEVMARNPGLIALTLAQPIAYLVFFAPFLKAAMATRGVDDYGDAYAVYVPGLFVAMGLFGGLYAGYGLLSSLRAGVIDRCRVTPVSRTGLVLGRALMHVALLEFQATVITLAALPLGLRVSPLDLAVSYALLSLVILLSISVSYGIAMLVRNENSLGTLINTVGQPVSLLAGAVIPLALAPLWVQDVSRWNPFAWATDGLRALFTGGFTDPAVWQGALVMVAACAVSVGWSVRLFNREVS; encoded by the coding sequence GTGAAGGTGCTCCGCGACACCTGGCTGATCTTCCGGCACGAGACCGAGGTGATGGCGCGCAACCCGGGCCTGATCGCGCTGACGCTCGCCCAGCCGATTGCCTACCTCGTCTTCTTCGCGCCGTTCCTCAAGGCCGCGATGGCCACCCGGGGCGTCGACGACTACGGCGACGCCTACGCGGTCTACGTGCCGGGCCTGTTCGTGGCGATGGGCCTGTTCGGCGGCCTGTACGCGGGTTACGGCCTGCTCAGCTCGTTGCGCGCGGGCGTCATCGACCGGTGCCGGGTCACCCCGGTCAGCCGCACCGGCCTGGTGCTGGGCCGGGCGCTGATGCACGTGGCGCTGCTGGAGTTCCAGGCCACCGTGATCACGCTCGCGGCGCTGCCGCTGGGCCTGCGGGTGAGCCCGCTGGACCTCGCGGTCTCCTACGCGCTGCTGTCCCTGGTGATCCTGCTCAGCATCTCCGTCTCCTACGGCATCGCCATGCTGGTGCGCAACGAGAACAGCCTGGGCACCCTGATCAACACCGTGGGCCAGCCGGTGTCGCTGCTCGCGGGCGCGGTCATCCCGCTCGCCCTCGCCCCGCTGTGGGTGCAGGACGTGTCGCGGTGGAACCCGTTCGCCTGGGCGACCGACGGCCTGCGCGCCCTGTTCACCGGCGGCTTCACCGACCCGGCGGTCTGGCAGGGCGCGCTGGTCATGGTCGCGGCCTGCGCGGTGAGCGTCGGGTGGTCCGTCCGCCTTTTCAACCGGGAGGTCTCATGA
- a CDS encoding daunorubicin resistance protein DrrA family ABC transporter ATP-binding protein, which yields MIEASGLRKTYRGRGRRAEAVEAVRGVDFAVRAGEIFGFLGPNGAGKSTTLRMLATLVRPDGGRATIGGADLLRAPARVRDAIGFVAQSSGTYDDATGRQELVVQARMHGRGKAEALRLAQEAVESFDLAEFADRRIKTYSGGQRRRLDFAIGVIHRPGVMFLDEPTAGLDPQSRARMWREVRRLRDNGMTIFLTTHYLDEADALCDRISIIDRGLIVAEGTPADLKREISGDVVTVDLAAPGTAGLVDGATTEAAVAVLTGQPFVHGVEAVGTTLRLYVDGAATAVPPIIGALLRAGVRAGAIESRRPSLDDVFLAKTGRSLRD from the coding sequence GTGATCGAGGCCAGTGGTCTGCGCAAGACCTACCGGGGGCGCGGTCGCCGGGCCGAGGCGGTCGAAGCGGTGCGCGGCGTGGACTTCGCCGTGCGCGCCGGTGAGATCTTCGGTTTCCTCGGGCCCAATGGCGCGGGCAAGTCGACCACCCTGCGGATGCTGGCCACGCTGGTCCGGCCGGACGGCGGGCGGGCCACCATCGGCGGCGCGGACCTGCTGCGGGCACCGGCGCGGGTGCGCGACGCGATCGGGTTCGTGGCGCAGAGCAGCGGCACCTACGACGACGCCACCGGCCGGCAGGAACTCGTCGTGCAGGCGCGGATGCACGGGCGCGGCAAGGCCGAGGCGCTGCGCCTGGCCCAGGAGGCGGTCGAGTCCTTCGACCTGGCCGAGTTCGCCGACCGCCGCATCAAGACCTACTCCGGTGGGCAGCGCCGGAGGCTCGACTTCGCCATCGGGGTGATCCACCGACCCGGCGTGATGTTCCTCGACGAGCCGACCGCGGGGCTCGACCCGCAGAGCCGGGCGCGCATGTGGCGCGAGGTGAGGCGGTTGCGGGACAACGGCATGACGATCTTCCTGACCACGCACTACCTCGACGAGGCGGACGCGCTGTGCGACCGCATCTCGATCATCGACCGGGGGCTCATCGTCGCCGAGGGCACGCCGGCCGACCTCAAGCGGGAGATCTCCGGCGACGTGGTCACCGTGGACCTCGCCGCGCCGGGCACGGCCGGGCTGGTGGACGGGGCGACGACCGAGGCGGCCGTCGCCGTGCTGACCGGGCAGCCCTTCGTGCACGGCGTGGAAGCGGTCGGCACGACGCTGCGCCTCTACGTCGACGGCGCGGCGACCGCCGTGCCGCCGATCATCGGCGCCCTGCTGCGCGCCGGGGTCCGGGCGGGTGCGATCGAGTCGCGCCGGCCGAGCCTCGACGACGTCTTCCTGGCCAAGACCGGCCGTTCCCTGCGCGACTAG